The Nocardia vinacea genome contains the following window.
GGCGCTGTTGGCGTGGTCGGCGGTTACCGCGTTGGCGCTCGGCATCGCTGGTTAGGGACCGCGAAGCGCGGCATTCGGTTGTCGCCGGCGGATCCAAACGTGCACTTTCCGGCCGAATTCGGCAATTTCCGCCTCGTTCGCCCGAAGAATGCACGCTCAGACCCATTCCGCCTTCGAACGAGCCGTGAGCGCGCCACGAAGCTGCTAGTCGTCGCCGTCCGGAACCAGGATGCCGAGGATCCAGTTGACCACCGCGACAATGATGCCGCCCCACACAGCTGCCCAGAAGCCGTCGATACGCAGGCCGTAGTCGGTGGTCTCGGTGATCTTCGCGGTGAGCCACAACATCAGCGCGTTGATCACCAGAAGAAACAGGCCGAGGGTGACGATGACCAGCGGTAGCGATAGAAGTTTCACGATCGGCTTGACCAGGGCGTTCACCACGGTGAAGACCACGGCGACGGCCAGGATGACAATGACTTTTCCGCCATTGCCCTTGTCCTCGGGACTCCAAATCTCGATCTTGTCGACCCAGGCTGCCGCCAGCCAGATGGCAACGGCGTTGATGATCAAGCGAATCAGAAGCTGCATGGCTTGATGCTAGGCCCGACGGGCGGGAATGTGCTGCCACAAGACGTGAATCGGGCGGCGCGTACCTGCCCGACCCCTCACGCGGCACGGTCGAGCAGCGCGTGCACCTTCGGTCGGAGCGCATCGATCGCTTCCGAACCGCCGAGGATGCGGGTGGTGGTCGCATTGGGCGCGCGCAGAATGCCGAGCAGCAGATGCCCGGATTCGATGGACCTGTCCTTACGGGCCAGGGCTTCGCGAAGTCCCAACTCCAACACCTTCTTGGCATCTCTGGTGAACGGGATGTGACCCCAGTTCCGATCGCGGCCGCGGCCGAATCGGGACCGCTCCTCGGGCACGGCCCGTTCCAGCGCATCCTCGCCGAAGGTGGCCTCCAGGCTCTCGCGCACCGCATCCAGATCGATGCCGATCGAACGCAGCGCCTCGGCGTCCTCCGCGCCGAGCGGCTGGCCTTTGGCCTGCTGGCCCAGGGTTTTCAGGACCTCTCGGTGGGTGAGCCCCGCCTCCTCGAGCAGTGTCTTCAATTCCGGCTCGCCCTGTGCCAACAGACCGAGCAGGACATGCTCCACCTCGATCCTGGGTGCGCGCAGTTCCCGCGCGTCTTCCTGAGCGATGACGATCGCCGTCCGCGCCGACCTACTGAACCGTTCGAACATCAGCGGTTCCCGCCTCTCCGGTTGTATTTCTGGTGGACCGCCTGCTTGCTGACCTCGAGCGCCTCCGCGATCGCCTGCCAGGACCAGCCCTGTTCGCGGGCATTGGTCACCTGGATCGCCTCCAGCCGTTCGAGCAGCCGACGCAGTGCGAGCACCGCACGCAGCCCGACCTTGGGGTCCGGGCTGCCTGCGGCGGCCGCCAGTGTGGTTGCTTCAGTCATGTCGTCAATTTTGATTGACGAACTCCGGAGTTGTCAACGAAAATTGACGAGATTCGCCGCAAGAGAAACCCCGACGCTGCGGCCGGGTTTGCGATATCGCGTGCTAGCCGGACCAGATTCCGGTCGCGGCGAACTTCTCCAGGATCGCGGCGGGTTCGGTGAGATTCATGCCCTGCGCCTCGACCCATGAGTCATCGAAATACGTTCCGGCATAACGATCTCCGCCGTCACAGAGCAGCGTGACGACACTGCCCGCACGTCCGGTGAAGATCATTTCGGCAATGAGTGCGAACGCACCCCACAGATTGGTTCCGGTGGAACCGCCTACGCGGCGGCCGATTACCCGACTCGCGTGCCTGGCAGTGGCGATCGATGCGGCATCGGGCACCTCGATCATCCGATCCACCACCTGACCGATGAACGACGGCTCCACTCGCGGGCGGCCGATTCCCTCTATGCGCGAAGGCATTCCGGTCTGATATCCGGCGTCGGCGGTTTCGTAGCCGCCGTAGAACGCGGAGTTCTCCGGGTCGACCACGGCCAGTTTCGACGGGTATCGGTGATAGCGGATATAGCGACCGATAGTGGCACTGGTGCCGCCGGTACCCGCGCCGACCACGACCCAGTCCGGCACCGGATGCGCCTCCAATTCCATTTGCTGGAAGATGGATTCGGCGATGTTGTTATTGCCGCGCCAGTCGGTGGCACGCTCGGCATGGGTGAACTGATCCATGAAGTGGCCACCGCATTCGGCGGCCAGCCGCGCTGCCTCGGTGTACATCTCCGGTGGGCGCTGCACGAAATGGCAACGGCCGCCCTGAGCTTCGATCAACTCGATCTTCTGCGGCGAGGTGCTCGCCGGCATCACCGCGACGAAATCCAGGCCGAGCAATTTGGCGAAATACGCCTCGCTGACCGCGGTCGAACCGGACGACGCCTCGACCACCGTGGTGCCCTCGGTGACCCAGCCGTTGCAGATCGCGTACAGGAACAGCGACCGCGCCAGCCGGTGCTTGAGGCTGCCGGTGATGTGGGTCGACTCGTCCTTCAGGTACAGCTGGACATGCCAGGCGGCGGGCAGCGGGTACCGGATCAGATGCGTGTCGGCGCTGCGCTGGGTGTCGGCCTCGATGAGCCGCACGGCATTGTCGACCCAGGCGCGTGGCGTACTGCGATCGCAGTACTTCACGAGGCGGCACCGTTCGGGTCGTCGTCACCACGCAGCCGGGCACGCAGCTGCGCCTTGTCCTGGCGACGCTTCGCATCGACTACCGCGATGTCCTCGTTGACCCGAGCGCGCAATTTCTTGAACAGCGTCAGCGACAGCGGCATCGCGATGATCAACGCGAACAGCGCGGCGACCAACCACGGGACATCCACCGAGACGAGCCGGGCGACACCGATGATCGCAGCGGCGATGACGACGACCAGCGCCAGCCTGGCGAGCGTGTACAGCGCCAGATTGCGGGCCAGCCGCGCGCCGACGCCAGCGGTTTGCTGTGCGGGTTCACCCTTCGGTGGCGTTGCGTCACTCACGTCGTCCAGCCTATGCGAAGCTATGGCCCACCCTCGGCGATACCTCCGGTCGAGGTAAGCGGTGGCCTCGCCGGTGCCAGGCCAAGCGCAAGGAACCAGAGACGGACTGCGTCCGACTACGCCTGACCAGGGCTCGTATCCGTTTTGTCTATTACTTCCCCTTTACCAACTGTAGGTGGTTCGAGTACCTAGGGGTTGCAGTGCAACGATGGCGCCATCTGATGAGGGAACTGTCGAGAACGGAGAGGTTTGCTATGACTGCGATCACCGTCGGCGGCCAGGACACCCTGCTGACACCGGGCCAAGTCGCCGCCATGTTCCACGTCGATCCGAAGACCGTCACCCGTTGGGCCCACGCCGGGCGCCTGGGATCACTGCGGACGCCGGGCGGTCATCGCCGGTTCCGCGAATCCGAAGTACTTCAGCTGCTCCAGTCGCTCACCACCGAGGCAACCGCACGCTGATCATGGTCCGCGGGCCTGTAGCTGTGAGTTCGATCTTCCTGTCTAGGGGCCCGCACCCACCAATTTCGTGTCTGCGGTGTTCGAAGGCTACGCACGCGACTACCCTCGTTAGCAGGAGGTGAGCGACGTGACGTACCTGTTGGCACTCATCGCAGTTGTGGCAGTCGCGGTGTTGTGCTGGAAGGCGTTCGGCCCCGAGAAGACAGCCGGACCGCCCACGCGTTCGCCGCAGCGCAAGCGCATCGAGGGGCCGGACGACGACCCCGAATTCCTCTGGCGCATTTCGCGCCAGCATCGTGATGGTGACGGGTCTGCCGAGCGCTGATCGTTCGCTCCGGTCGCCAGGAGTTTCCGGGCCCGAAGCCCTCAGTCGCGCAACTGTATTGACCGCGCGGTAAGCCCGCATCAGAAGGTGCCGAAACCCGATTGCTACCTCTGACGCCTGGTCAACTTCTTCGCCTGGTACGAGGCCGAACGCGACACAATGCTTCGGAACTACCTGACGAAAGTGGCGATGATCGAGGGTCGCCACTCTCGTGGACCTAGACGTTCCGCGACCGCAATGACCGATGCATCGACCGCGCCGCGCGGGAAGTCGCCGTATCGGACGACCAGGTCAGCCAGCGCCGCGTAACAAGCCTCATGCTCACTGTCCGTGCTTATTGGCTGCTCCCAGCAACGGCCCAATGTCGCAAATGATCACTCACGACCACCGAGGTCGCGCCACAGCACTTCCTGGGATGTGGAAGCGAAGTCGGCCCCGGCCTCGACCGAAGGCCGCCGCCACGCTCCTCAGCGTGCCGTTCGGCCCGTCAAACGATCACGGCTCGCCGTTGATGACGGCCATGAGGGCGTCCATGAACGACTGCCCGCCCATGATGTAACCGCCGGCGATCGCGCCGATTACCGCGCCGATCGGGCCGGTGATGATGCTGAAGAAGAAGACGCCGACGATGGCGCCGATGATGAGGCCGAGGACGCCGCCGAGGACCACGCCGACGATGTTCTTGTTGATTTCGTCGGTCAGGCGGGCCATGGAATTGACCGGCTGCATCTCGCCGATGTTCTTGGCGCTCAATTTCGGCGTGAGAGCGAGGGTCCGGCCGTTATCGGAGATCGTCTGGTCGACCGCGACCTTCGTGCCGGAGAGCTCGTAGGTCAAGGGGACTTCCGTCACCACAGCGCCGGCATCGGACTTCAGCAAGACCTTGGTGCCGTTGTCGGCGAGTTCGAACTTCCCGCTGTCGACCTCGGTGGTGAGAACGCGATCCCGGTGCCCATCCGAGATTTCGGAAGCCACTGTGTGGTAACCGATTCCCTGCTCGACGCCGGAGGCCGACACCTCTTTGGCAACTTCCGCTGGCTTCGCATTCGCGGTTCCCGCCGCGATTCCCACTGCGGCGATGGACACGAGAGTGACGGCGAACGTGCCGAACTTCATCAAGGTTTCCTTCTGACAAGCGCCGGCCCCGGTAGCCGGTTGACGCGTCTAGCGCCACGTAGCTTGTTGCCCCGCACGGCATTTAGGAAACCCCTGACGGCCATCGTTATTCGATCGTTATTCCAGCATCCGACCCATGATCATTTCACACAAGTATCCTTTTTATCCTCGAAAATAGGTGACTCGACGCGCACACACCGGATGGTGTAGGCATGACGTGATCTCTCACCATTGCAATTTTCAACTTCGTATCTCGGCGCGCGAGTTCGAACAGCCCTGGAGGACTTCACAGGTGTCGCGTCAACGTGTCCGTGCGGGTCTCACCTTGACGGTCTTCATAGCTGTAACCGCGCTAGCCGCTGCCGTTGTGGCGGTGGCGGCGATGTCGCTGAGCAACGACAAGTCCACCACGAGCAGCCCATCGCCCGCGGCCCAAAACGACGCCGCGCTGACCACCTCGCCGGAGCCGTCGTTCCCCGAACTGCCACTGACCACCCCCGAGGCCCCACCGACCACCTCCGCCATCCGCAGCACCTTCGACAAGATCGCGGGCGGCCTGAAGGTCGAGGTCGGTGACTGCGTCGAAATCGGCGGCAGCGGCGACAATCCCACTCTCGGCAAGACCGCCTGCGGCGGCGCGACCTCCAACTACAAGATCATCGATAAGGCGCCCGAGAACGCCGCCTGCCCGATCGACGCCGACCGCGCCCTCAACGACACCCTGCACGGCGTCAACCGCGCCGCCCTCTGCCTGGACATCGACTGGGTAATCGGCGGCTGCATGGACCCGAACAAAGACAACCCCAAACGCCTCGACTGCAACACCAGGGGCGTCCCCAATGCCGTCCGGGTCATGGACGTCAAACAAAACACCACAAACGTGAACGTCTGCTC
Protein-coding sequences here:
- a CDS encoding phage holin family protein; the encoded protein is MQLLIRLIINAVAIWLAAAWVDKIEIWSPEDKGNGGKVIVILAVAVVFTVVNALVKPIVKLLSLPLVIVTLGLFLLVINALMLWLTAKITETTDYGLRIDGFWAAVWGGIIVAVVNWILGILVPDGDD
- a CDS encoding Clp protease N-terminal domain-containing protein; protein product: MFERFSRSARTAIVIAQEDARELRAPRIEVEHVLLGLLAQGEPELKTLLEEAGLTHREVLKTLGQQAKGQPLGAEDAEALRSIGIDLDAVRESLEATFGEDALERAVPEERSRFGRGRDRNWGHIPFTRDAKKVLELGLREALARKDRSIESGHLLLGILRAPNATTTRILGGSEAIDALRPKVHALLDRAA
- a CDS encoding PLP-dependent cysteine synthase family protein; amino-acid sequence: MKYCDRSTPRAWVDNAVRLIEADTQRSADTHLIRYPLPAAWHVQLYLKDESTHITGSLKHRLARSLFLYAICNGWVTEGTTVVEASSGSTAVSEAYFAKLLGLDFVAVMPASTSPQKIELIEAQGGRCHFVQRPPEMYTEAARLAAECGGHFMDQFTHAERATDWRGNNNIAESIFQQMELEAHPVPDWVVVGAGTGGTSATIGRYIRYHRYPSKLAVVDPENSAFYGGYETADAGYQTGMPSRIEGIGRPRVEPSFIGQVVDRMIEVPDAASIATARHASRVIGRRVGGSTGTNLWGAFALIAEMIFTGRAGSVVTLLCDGGDRYAGTYFDDSWVEAQGMNLTEPAAILEKFAATGIWSG
- a CDS encoding DUF4229 domain-containing protein, encoding MSDATPPKGEPAQQTAGVGARLARNLALYTLARLALVVVIAAAIIGVARLVSVDVPWLVAALFALIIAMPLSLTLFKKLRARVNEDIAVVDAKRRQDKAQLRARLRGDDDPNGAAS
- a CDS encoding BldC family transcriptional regulator, whose product is MTAITVGGQDTLLTPGQVAAMFHVDPKTVTRWAHAGRLGSLRTPGGHRRFRESEVLQLLQSLTTEATAR
- the lppU gene encoding LppU family putative lipoprotein; translated protein: MSRQRVRAGLTLTVFIAVTALAAAVVAVAAMSLSNDKSTTSSPSPAAQNDAALTTSPEPSFPELPLTTPEAPPTTSAIRSTFDKIAGGLKVEVGDCVEIGGSGDNPTLGKTACGGATSNYKIIDKAPENAACPIDADRALNDTLHGVNRAALCLDIDWVIGGCMDPNKDNPKRLDCNTRGVPNAVRVMDVKQNTTNVNVCSSSDRGIVYQQRQFVVCVHRL